The nucleotide sequence AGGGTAGCGGTTACTGCTCCTGCACCCACGCCTTCCCCGACGCCGTCACCTGCACCCACACCTACCCCGACGCCGTCACCTGTACCCACGCCTACCCCTGCTCCTACACCATCCGTGCAAAGCGTTGAAGTTTCGCCCACCTCCGTAGAGGTCCTCCAGGGCCAGCAGGTGGCACTGAAGGTGCGGGTGTCCGTACTGAACGGGGCCAGCGAGGATGTGGAGTGGCGAACGGAGAACGCTTCGGTCGCTACCGTGTCACCAGGCGGAACTGTGACGGCAGTAGGTGAAGGACAGACAACGATCACCGTTATCTCGAAAACTGACGAGACAAAAAAAGCCACAGCGCAGATCACCGTAAAGAACCCACTGACCATCAGCCCCCCGAACCTACGACTCGCGCGCGGGATGGTGGGACAACTCAGCGCCAACAAGCCGCTTGATAGCCGCTCAGGCTGGAAGAGCAGCAACACTGATCTGCTAACCATCAAGCAGGACGGTTCGTTCATCCTCTGGAGTCGTCCAGGCCGCGTCACGGTAACCGCCACAGGAATCAGCGGCGAGAAGGCCACGACAGAGGTGACCGTACTTGACCGCTACCTCAACTTCCATCAGTCGTGGCGTGCCATCTCGGATACCTGCACCCTGAAGTTCGATTACGTCCCCAATACGGATATTGTCGTACGTGCTCAAATCGTGAGGGACGGTGGAGAATGTCCTGCCTCTATCCCCGTAATGGTCAAGCGGCGCAATGGTACCATCTATGCAGAAGGACGAATCACGCCAACGACGCCCTTTACCTTCCTGTTTAAGCCTGTTAAGAGCGATACCGTTGAGGTCTATGCCGAAACCTATGGCCAAATGAGCCTGGAGAATCCGGCTGCAACCCTCACTTGGGATGGTGTCGAGTTTTAGATCCTGAAGACTTCCCAGGAATAGCCAGAACTGACTGCCCTATGAAACTGCTTGGAAAAAGGTCCAGAAGATAGGCAGCCCACTGGCCAACTCAGAACAGAGCTCAGGGCGGCCCGTAGGCAGGAGCCGCCCTCTCCCTGCAGCTGTGGCACTCCACAAAATGCCAGCCTAACGAATAACTTTCTGGAAGTCCTCCATCAACAGCATATACTGCCCCTCTCTTCGCTGCCATAGATGCCAAGTTTCCTGTCCCGCCTTCTCATTGAAACGGTGGCCTACCCGGTGCAGGACCATTTCCTGCGGGGGAACCTCTAGGAAGCGCAGCTGGGCTGTACGCGCAAGCTCTCCTGCAGGTGTCTCGAAGTACGACCAGTAGTGGATGGCCGCCTTGGCGGGTGGCCGGGCAACCGCCGGTAACCTTTCCCAATCCTGACGGGGCAGCAGAAAAACTCGCAGATGTGGTTGCACCAATGTCCGCATGGCCAGCAGACCCGGTGGATCGGCAGTCAGGATCAGGAATGGGTACTGGGGATAGTCACCGGTGACCGAGAGGATGAGACGGTTGTGCTGCACGATGGGCAGAATGTCCCTCGCCCACTTGAAGAAGGACTTGCCCACAATCCTGTGTTGCTCACGCTGTTCGGGGCTCAGCGTCTCTTCAGAGAGCTGGGTGTACACAGGCGCGGCACGTTCCGAGTATGCCTGAAGAAGTGGATACCAGTGAGGTGAGTTGGTTCTTCCCTTCATATCGCGCAGCCTAACAGGTTAACCGTTACCCGCCCTCCGGCAGCCTGAAAATACGCTGTGCTCGCTCGGTGTTCTAGAATGCCCCCACACTCAGGCTTCGGCTCTGGCGGCGCGTCCTCACGCGGCGTGCTGTACGCGTCTCACCTTCCCCTGGAGGTCACCCATGCAAGGCAATATGATGGATGTTCCGCTGACCCTGCCCTTTATCCTGGAGCGCGTGCGCACGCTCTTCAGAGAGCGGGAGATCGTGAGCCTGCTGCCCGGGGGCCGAGACGAGGCGGGCCAGCCTCTCCCGGTCAAGCACCGCACGACCTACGGGGAGGTGGCTGACCGGGCGCTGCGGCTGGGGGCGGGCCTGCAGGCGCTGGGGCTCGCGCCGGGAGAGCGGGTGGCGACGCTCGCCGTGAACTCGTTTCGGCACCTGGAAGCGTACCTGGGCGTGCCGAGCGCGGGCTTCGTGCTGCACACGGTCAACATCCGCCTGCACGCGGAGCAGATCGCCTGGATTCTAAACCACGCCGAAGACCGGGTGCTGCTGGTGGAGAACGTCTTTGCAGGGCTGATTCCCGCGCTGCGGGCGGCCTGCCCGCGGCTGGAACACGTGTTGGTGCTGGGGCCGACCCCGCAGCCCGTCGAGGGAGCTCAGGAGTACGACGACTGGGTGACGCGTCATGAGCCGCTTGCACGTTACCCCCAGATCAATGAAACGGACGCGGCGGGCATGTGCTACACGAGCGGCACAACCGGAAACCCCAAAGGTGTGCTGTATACCCACCGCTCGACGATCCTGCACTCGCTGGCAAGCGCTCCCAAGGACGCGCTGAATGTGGGCGAGCAGGACAGCGTGTTGCCGGTGGTGCCCATGTTCCACGTGAACGCCTGGGGGCTGCCGTACACCTGCGCGATGTACGGCGCGAAACAGGTGTTCGCGGGGATCTTTAGTGACGGGCGCAGCCTCGCCGGACTCCTGCAGGACGAGGCGGTGACGATCACAGCGGGTGTGCCCACGATCTGGATGGGCCTGCTGGCCGAACTCGACCGAGCGAAGGCCGAGGGGCACCCATACGACCTCTCGCACCTGGAGCGCCTGGTGGTGGGGGGCAGCGCCGCGCCGGAGAGCCTGATTCGGGCGTTCGAGGAGCGTCATGGCTTGCGGCTTGCCCACGCCTGGGGCATGACCGAAACGCACCCCTTGGGCACCGCGAGCACCGTCCCCCCCGGTATCCCAGAGACGAGTGACGAGGGCTACCGGTTGCGGGCCAAGCAGGGCCGTCCGGTGCCGCTGGTTCAGCTTGATCTCCTCTCGGAAGAGGGCGAGCGCCTGCCACACGACGGGAAGACGATGGGCCGCCTGATCATCCGGGGACCGTGGATCGCCAGCAGCTACTTCAAGGGGGAGGGCA is from Deinococcus sp. YIM 77859 and encodes:
- a CDS encoding long-chain fatty acid--CoA ligase gives rise to the protein MQGNMMDVPLTLPFILERVRTLFREREIVSLLPGGRDEAGQPLPVKHRTTYGEVADRALRLGAGLQALGLAPGERVATLAVNSFRHLEAYLGVPSAGFVLHTVNIRLHAEQIAWILNHAEDRVLLVENVFAGLIPALRAACPRLEHVLVLGPTPQPVEGAQEYDDWVTRHEPLARYPQINETDAAGMCYTSGTTGNPKGVLYTHRSTILHSLASAPKDALNVGEQDSVLPVVPMFHVNAWGLPYTCAMYGAKQVFAGIFSDGRSLAGLLQDEAVTITAGVPTIWMGLLAELDRAKAEGHPYDLSHLERLVVGGSAAPESLIRAFEERHGLRLAHAWGMTETHPLGTASTVPPGIPETSDEGYRLRAKQGRPVPLVQLDLLSEEGERLPHDGKTMGRLIIRGPWIASSYFKGEGTGNFLTLDGELWFDTGDIATLDERGFMHIQDRAKDLIKSGGEWISSVDLENAIMAHPAVAQAAVIAMDDPKWDERPLAVVVLRPGQQLTHEELTEFLAPRFAKWWLPDATLVAESIPIGATGKFLKRELREQYRPYGAMKGLVRAAELSGKA
- a CDS encoding Ig-like domain-containing protein, with translation MIVALAATPAVWTANVGEVNQPAIEAIWKDNTMTPVKGELRWETSDAQVVAIGAGGQLIARAAGQAVVTVRFGDYKAEIRVAVTAPAPTPSPTPSPAPTPTPTPSPVPTPTPAPTPSVQSVEVSPTSVEVLQGQQVALKVRVSVLNGASEDVEWRTENASVATVSPGGTVTAVGEGQTTITVISKTDETKKATAQITVKNPLTISPPNLRLARGMVGQLSANKPLDSRSGWKSSNTDLLTIKQDGSFILWSRPGRVTVTATGISGEKATTEVTVLDRYLNFHQSWRAISDTCTLKFDYVPNTDIVVRAQIVRDGGECPASIPVMVKRRNGTIYAEGRITPTTPFTFLFKPVKSDTVEVYAETYGQMSLENPAATLTWDGVEF